A region of the Candidatus Limnocylindria bacterium genome:
GTGAGCGGCATGGAGTCGCTCCCCGTTGCGCTCGCCGGCTTCGCCGCGATCCTTGCGCTGTTCGCACTTCTCTGGCTTGCGAGCCTGCGGCTGCGCGATGCCAGCATCGTGGATCCGTTCTGGGGTCCCGCGTTCCTCCTCGCGACGGGGGTGTACTTCGCGGGCGCCGGCTCCGCGACGCCACGCCGCCTCATCGTGCTCGCGATCGTCGGCATCTGGGCCGTGCGGCTCGGCGTGCACATCTACACGCGCAACCGCGGCCACGGGGAGGACCCGCGCTATCAGGAGTTCCGCCGGCAGGGTGGCGCCTCGTACTGGTGGATCTCGTTCTTCCGGGTGTTCCTGCTCCAGGCGATCCTCGCGTCGATCATCTCGGCGCCGCTCCTGGCGGCGCAGCTCGCCGACGCACCGCTCGGTCCGCTCGACTTCGCCGGCCTGGCACTGTGGGCGGCCGGTCTCCTCTTCGAGGCGATCGGCGACATGCAGCTTCGCGCCTTCCGCGCAGACCCGGCGTCGAAGGGCCGTGTGCTGCGCAC
Encoded here:
- a CDS encoding DUF1295 domain-containing protein encodes the protein MESLPVALAGFAAILALFALLWLASLRLRDASIVDPFWGPAFLLATGVYFAGAGSATPRRLIVLAIVGIWAVRLGVHIYTRNRGHGEDPRYQEFRRQGGASYWWISFFRVFLLQAILASIISAPLLAAQLADAPLGPLDFAGLALWAAGLLFEAIGDMQLRAFRADPASKGRVLRTGLWAWTRHPNYFGEAVLWWGYFVIALGVGGWWTIFAPALMTFLLVRVSGVALLERGLAARRPGYAEYIREVPAFIPRPPRGSGTQ